One part of the Sphingobium yanoikuyae genome encodes these proteins:
- the gspN gene encoding type II secretion system protein N, producing MKGLILSRRMRMILIALFILGLIVFIPMRVALGLAQLDRLGLAAREIRGSVWSGRIDQLMLGEMPMGSVRAGLSPVSLLVGRARFDIARHRGQPDDIQGALTVGLDRIGIDDVTGSVPLGRTFAPLPVSGLMMEDVSGYYRGDVCGHAEGRVRARMATQIAGLNLSQGLSGTVACDGDALLLPLVSQSGMEKINLRIWRSGRYTAEMRVETADPALAGTLGQAGFATVGNAYVLKVEGTL from the coding sequence ATGAAGGGGCTGATCCTGTCGCGCCGGATGCGCATGATCCTGATCGCGCTGTTCATATTGGGCCTGATCGTCTTCATTCCGATGCGCGTGGCGCTGGGGCTGGCGCAGCTTGACCGGCTGGGCCTGGCCGCGCGCGAGATACGCGGCAGCGTGTGGAGCGGGCGGATCGACCAGTTGATGCTCGGCGAAATGCCGATGGGGTCGGTGCGCGCCGGCCTGTCGCCTGTCTCGCTGCTGGTCGGCCGGGCGCGGTTCGACATTGCCCGCCATCGCGGCCAGCCCGACGACATCCAAGGGGCGCTGACGGTCGGGCTAGACCGGATCGGCATCGATGACGTGACCGGCTCGGTACCGCTGGGCCGTACCTTCGCGCCGCTGCCGGTCAGCGGGCTGATGATGGAGGATGTCAGCGGCTATTATCGCGGCGATGTCTGCGGCCATGCCGAAGGCCGGGTGCGGGCGCGGATGGCGACGCAGATTGCCGGGCTGAACCTGTCGCAGGGGCTGTCGGGCACGGTCGCCTGCGATGGTGATGCGCTGCTGCTGCCGCTGGTCAGCCAGTCGGGGATGGAGAAGATCAACCTGCGCATCTGGCGGTCAGGCCGCTATACTGCGGAAATGCGGGTGGAAACCGCCGACCCGGCGCTGGCCGGGACACTGGGCCAGGCGGGCTTCGCCACGGTCGGCAACGCCTATGTGCTGAAGGTCGAAGGGACGTTGTGA
- the gspM gene encoding type II secretion system protein GspM, translated as MMDRMKAYWIERSPREQWMLGVMFALLAVVILWLGVARPLTHAQVSARDALREATDRNAAIRAKVKLLKHLPRRPAPTGPAIPIEQFVGQSAGEAGLTLERAQPQGNGRMEIAIASVRPVAMMSWIAGLEAQGLRVETMSARPSPTAGSVSVQAVLVRGGGQ; from the coding sequence ATGATGGACAGGATGAAAGCCTATTGGATCGAGCGGTCGCCGCGTGAGCAATGGATGCTGGGCGTGATGTTCGCGCTGCTGGCAGTGGTGATATTGTGGCTGGGCGTGGCCCGGCCGCTGACCCATGCGCAGGTTTCCGCCCGCGATGCTTTGCGCGAGGCGACCGATCGCAATGCGGCGATCCGCGCCAAGGTGAAGTTGCTCAAGCATCTGCCGCGCAGGCCCGCGCCGACCGGCCCGGCCATCCCGATCGAACAATTTGTCGGCCAGAGCGCGGGCGAGGCCGGACTGACGCTGGAACGGGCGCAGCCGCAGGGCAATGGCCGGATGGAGATCGCCATCGCCTCGGTCCGACCGGTGGCGATGATGAGCTGGATTGCGGGGCTGGAGGCGCAGGGGCTTCGGGTCGAGACGATGAGCGCGCGGCCCTCGCCGACCGCAGGCAGCGTGTCGGTGCAGGCGGTGCTGGTGCGCGGAGGTGGCCAATGA
- the gspL gene encoding type II secretion system protein GspL, with protein sequence MSSADALIIALPEGAEDAPTWMRVVDGAIVQTGAGADWLAACGLAELSDKARVMLVPPAALVALHWVSHPDLPARQGRAAARLGALAGAILPSDQLFAAADENDDPARPHIVAVAARSDMQHWLLWAQHHGLDPDIIVPAALLLPESDDGFVSGMIGGAQVLRGADMALTADMALPELIGDAPVRAVAADEIEARLVAALDTPPIDLRQGDFAKRVRRQIDTRALGRVAIWCGLILLASLLISLVTLVRQNVAASQVDGESLALARQVLPEASDVMQVEAEMDRQLAARGAGAYAFTAPVAGLMSAMQDAPGVSLTSLSRDPDGMVRATLAAAKADDINIVLLALQAAGYTITATPSQDPGGRTLADITVRS encoded by the coding sequence ATGAGTTCGGCCGATGCCCTGATCATTGCCCTGCCCGAAGGGGCGGAGGACGCGCCGACATGGATGCGGGTGGTGGATGGCGCGATCGTCCAGACCGGCGCCGGGGCCGACTGGCTGGCCGCCTGTGGCCTTGCCGAGCTGTCCGACAAGGCGCGGGTTATGCTGGTGCCGCCGGCCGCACTGGTGGCGCTGCACTGGGTGTCGCACCCCGACCTGCCGGCGCGGCAGGGGCGGGCGGCGGCGCGGCTGGGCGCGCTGGCCGGCGCCATCCTGCCGTCCGATCAGCTGTTCGCCGCCGCTGACGAGAATGACGATCCGGCCCGCCCGCATATCGTGGCGGTCGCGGCGCGCAGCGACATGCAGCATTGGCTGCTCTGGGCGCAGCATCATGGGCTGGACCCGGACATCATCGTGCCGGCGGCGCTGCTGTTGCCGGAAAGTGATGATGGTTTCGTTTCCGGAATGATTGGCGGGGCGCAGGTGCTGCGCGGCGCGGACATGGCGCTGACCGCTGACATGGCGCTGCCCGAACTGATCGGCGACGCGCCGGTGCGGGCGGTCGCGGCCGACGAGATCGAAGCGCGACTGGTGGCGGCGCTCGATACGCCGCCGATCGACCTGCGCCAGGGCGATTTCGCCAAGCGGGTGCGGCGTCAGATCGACACGCGGGCACTGGGCCGGGTCGCGATCTGGTGCGGCCTGATCCTGCTGGCCAGCCTGCTTATCAGCCTGGTGACGCTGGTGCGGCAGAATGTCGCCGCCAGCCAGGTCGATGGCGAGAGCCTGGCGCTGGCGCGGCAGGTGTTGCCGGAGGCTTCGGACGTGATGCAGGTCGAGGCGGAGATGGACCGGCAACTCGCCGCGCGCGGGGCCGGCGCCTATGCCTTCACCGCGCCGGTCGCCGGACTGATGAGCGCAATGCAGGATGCGCCGGGCGTGTCGCTGACGTCGCTGTCGCGCGATCCCGACGGCATGGTGCGCGCGACGCTGGCCGCCGCCAAGGCGGATGACATCAACATCGTGCTGCTGGCGTTGCAGGCGGCCGGTTACACGATCACGGCGACCCCGTCCCAGGATCCGGGCGGGCGCACGCTGGCAGATATTACGGTGCGGTCATGA
- the gspK gene encoding type II secretion system minor pseudopilin GspK — MRRPDPNRPEERGAALLTVLLLVAVMAVVAATALERVALATRMTGNGGAVDQGRAFADAGMVIARLKIGDLVAASPGKTTLAGNWMGTPQAIPVPGGMATARVTDGSNCFNLNSVVAGNNENSLKVRPVAVSQFQALLQALGVDVRQAQVAAASLADWIDTDSVPQPAGAEDETYARAARPYRTANRFMVDASELRAVNGITPAVYDLVRPWVCALPVSDMSPININTLLPDQAPLFAMLLPGQLSVAQARQLLAQRPAEGYGSIPQFWQAPSLVGLSPLTEVAEQVKLTTGFFRVDVSVNVGGTQVVERGLIDARQPPIRLVRRDWGTGA; from the coding sequence ATGCGGCGGCCTGATCCCAACCGTCCCGAGGAGCGCGGCGCCGCGCTGCTGACCGTCTTGCTGCTGGTCGCGGTGATGGCGGTGGTGGCGGCCACGGCGCTGGAGCGGGTGGCGCTGGCGACGCGGATGACCGGCAATGGCGGCGCGGTCGATCAAGGGCGGGCCTTTGCCGATGCGGGCATGGTGATCGCGCGCCTCAAGATCGGCGATCTGGTCGCGGCCAGCCCCGGCAAGACGACCTTGGCGGGCAACTGGATGGGCACGCCGCAGGCGATCCCGGTGCCCGGCGGCATGGCGACGGCGCGGGTGACCGACGGCAGCAACTGCTTCAACCTCAACAGCGTGGTCGCCGGCAACAACGAGAACAGCCTGAAGGTGCGCCCGGTGGCGGTTTCGCAGTTCCAGGCGCTGTTGCAGGCGCTGGGCGTCGATGTGCGCCAGGCGCAGGTCGCCGCTGCCTCGCTTGCCGACTGGATCGATACCGACAGCGTGCCCCAACCGGCTGGGGCGGAGGACGAGACCTATGCCCGCGCGGCGCGGCCCTATCGCACCGCCAACCGCTTCATGGTCGACGCCAGCGAATTGCGGGCGGTGAACGGCATCACGCCGGCGGTCTATGATCTGGTCCGGCCCTGGGTCTGCGCGCTGCCGGTATCGGACATGTCGCCGATCAATATCAATACCTTGCTGCCCGATCAGGCGCCCTTGTTCGCGATGCTGCTGCCGGGGCAGCTGAGCGTGGCGCAGGCACGGCAATTGCTGGCGCAACGGCCGGCGGAAGGCTACGGCAGCATACCGCAATTCTGGCAGGCACCCTCTCTGGTCGGGCTCAGCCCGCTCACCGAGGTGGCCGAGCAGGTCAAGTTGACGACGGGATTTTTCAGAGTGGACGTGTCGGTGAATGTAGGGGGAACGCAAGTGGTGGAGCGCGGGCTGATCGATGCCCGGCAACCGCCGATCCGGCTGGTGCGGCGCGATTGGGGGACGGGCGCATGA
- the gspJ gene encoding type II secretion system minor pseudopilin GspJ, whose amino-acid sequence MRPEKPQGEQGFTSLRRSAEHGFTLIELLVALMIFAMLAAAGVLLLGNSVSAQAQVKARLDDMAAIQRAAGALSADLGQAVPRISRTEAGTLAPAFWAHRDGEEQPVMQFVRGGWDNLGDLPRPSLQKVEYWVRQGRLERRGYAQIDGAAGDEPAALLDHVEEVTLRFRDGEGEWREEWTPGQPDLMPRAVEMVVKRTGEPPVTLRFLVAPGPKEAPLDDQEAANAAA is encoded by the coding sequence ATGAGGCCGGAGAAGCCACAGGGCGAACAAGGCTTCACGTCTTTGAGGCGTTCCGCCGAACACGGCTTCACGCTGATCGAGCTGCTCGTCGCGCTGATGATCTTTGCGATGCTGGCGGCGGCGGGCGTGCTGTTGCTGGGCAACAGCGTGTCGGCGCAGGCGCAGGTCAAGGCGCGGCTGGACGACATGGCGGCGATCCAGCGGGCCGCGGGCGCGCTGTCGGCCGATCTTGGCCAGGCGGTGCCGCGCATCAGTCGCACCGAGGCGGGGACGCTGGCGCCGGCCTTCTGGGCGCATCGCGATGGCGAGGAACAGCCGGTGATGCAGTTCGTGCGCGGCGGATGGGATAATCTGGGCGACCTGCCCCGGCCGTCCTTGCAGAAGGTCGAATATTGGGTGCGGCAGGGCCGGCTGGAACGGCGCGGCTATGCCCAGATCGACGGGGCGGCGGGCGACGAGCCGGCGGCGCTGCTCGACCATGTCGAGGAGGTGACGCTCCGCTTCCGCGATGGGGAAGGCGAGTGGCGCGAGGAGTGGACGCCGGGCCAGCCCGATCTGATGCCGCGCGCGGTGGAGATGGTGGTCAAGCGCACCGGCGAGCCGCCGGTCACGCTGCGCTTCCTGGTGGCGCCCGGTCCCAAGGAAGCGCCGCTTGACGATCAGGAGGCGGCCAATGCGGCGGCCTGA
- the gspI gene encoding type II secretion system minor pseudopilin GspI produces the protein MRSAEHGFTLLEMLVALAVFSLAALALVRLQGVTLRTAADLDSKALGQIVARNLMVEVQSDVAPPSVGEEDGEVENGGRRWHWTRTVKASEDKRLLQVDLVVDGQPGASPVVLSFLREVE, from the coding sequence ATGCGTTCCGCCGAACACGGCTTCACGTTGCTCGAAATGCTGGTTGCGCTGGCGGTGTTCAGCCTGGCGGCTTTGGCGCTGGTGCGGTTGCAGGGGGTGACGCTGCGCACCGCCGCCGATCTCGACAGCAAGGCGCTGGGCCAGATCGTCGCGCGCAACCTGATGGTCGAGGTGCAGAGCGATGTCGCCCCGCCCTCGGTCGGCGAGGAGGATGGCGAGGTCGAGAATGGCGGCCGCCGCTGGCACTGGACGCGCACCGTCAAGGCGAGCGAGGACAAGCGCCTGTTGCAGGTCGATCTGGTGGTTGATGGCCAGCCGGGCGCATCGCCGGTGGTGCTCAGCTTCCTGCGGGAGGTGGAGTGA
- a CDS encoding GspH/FimT family pseudopilin, whose amino-acid sequence MPLERYAEHGFTLIELMVVLTIIGFISAAVVIAIPDPRGRIVDDADRFAARVAAARDEAVVTARPMGVWVSASGYGFQRREGGQWVPMEEKPFVSANWKTGTRALVGQDGRQQIAFDGTGLPTDPLTITLAREAERVQVSVDMAGKVAVGG is encoded by the coding sequence ATGCCTTTGGAGCGTTACGCCGAACACGGCTTCACGCTGATCGAGCTGATGGTCGTGCTGACGATCATCGGCTTCATTTCGGCTGCCGTGGTGATCGCCATTCCCGATCCGCGCGGCCGGATCGTCGACGATGCCGATCGCTTTGCCGCGCGCGTTGCCGCCGCGCGCGACGAAGCGGTCGTCACCGCGCGCCCGATGGGCGTGTGGGTCTCCGCCTCGGGCTATGGGTTCCAGCGCCGCGAGGGTGGCCAGTGGGTGCCGATGGAGGAAAAGCCCTTCGTCAGCGCCAACTGGAAGACCGGCACGCGGGCGCTCGTGGGCCAGGACGGCCGTCAGCAGATCGCCTTCGACGGCACCGGCCTGCCCACCGATCCGCTGACCATCACCCTGGCGCGCGAGGCGGAGCGGGTGCAGGTCAGCGTCGACATGGCCGGAAAGGTCGCGGTCGGTGGCTGA
- the gspG gene encoding type II secretion system major pseudopilin GspG, with protein MLKLNKIRAALIEREAQLAARRSAENGFTPFRRSAENGFTLVELMVVIVIIGLLATIVAINVIPATDTARVEKAKADISTIEQALEQYRLDNLTYPAASDGLQALLNPPASLAQPQRYRRGGYIKKLPQDPWGRAYIYTVPGKKGAFDISSLGADGQPGGENENADIYSSEM; from the coding sequence ATGCTGAAGTTGAACAAGATCCGGGCCGCGCTGATCGAACGGGAGGCGCAGCTTGCCGCCCGGCGCTCCGCCGAAAACGGCTTCACGCCCTTTCGGCGCTCCGCCGAAAACGGCTTCACGCTGGTCGAACTGATGGTCGTGATCGTCATCATCGGCCTGCTGGCGACGATCGTGGCGATCAACGTCATTCCCGCCACCGATACCGCCCGCGTCGAGAAGGCCAAGGCCGACATTTCGACCATCGAGCAGGCGCTGGAGCAATATCGCCTCGACAACCTGACCTATCCCGCCGCGTCGGATGGGCTGCAGGCACTGCTCAACCCGCCCGCCTCGCTGGCGCAGCCGCAGCGCTATCGCCGTGGCGGCTATATCAAGAAGCTGCCGCAGGACCCGTGGGGCCGCGCCTATATCTACACCGTGCCGGGCAAGAAGGGCGCGTTCGACATCAGCTCGCTGGGCGCCGATGGCCAGCCGGGCGGCGAGAATGAGAATGCGGACATTTATTCCAGCGAAATGTGA
- the gspF gene encoding type II secretion system inner membrane protein GspF: protein MADFDYVAIDPAGKERKGSVKADSLDEARVKLDARKLFVVRLEPGAVSVARKRAGLSLRAPKLSAKELTLFTRQLSTLIQVSPLEESLRTISRQSEQDHVRAIVGKVHSGVLEGRRLADALGAEPKSFPALYRAMISAGESSGSLPTIMERLSELMERQAVMRSKVLTAIAYPSVLATFAVFVVAALMIFVVPKVVEQFDTVGQQLPLLTRMVMGISAFLAGYWWLLLILIGLGAFGFWRALKIDSFRYRFDAMLLGLPVLGRLIRDLHAARMARTLSTMVASRLPLMEGLSLTANTVHNRVLRKASDEIVEAIRGGGSLSAALKRAGVFPPLLVYLAASGESAGRLDTMLERAADYLEREFDAFTSAALAMLEPIIIILMGGIVAVIILSILLPILQLQSLTGA from the coding sequence ATGGCTGATTTCGACTATGTCGCGATCGACCCGGCGGGCAAGGAACGCAAGGGCAGCGTCAAGGCGGACAGCCTGGACGAGGCGCGGGTAAAGCTGGATGCGCGCAAGCTGTTCGTCGTGCGGCTGGAGCCGGGCGCGGTGTCGGTCGCGCGCAAGCGGGCCGGCCTGTCGCTGCGCGCGCCCAAGCTGTCGGCCAAGGAACTGACGCTCTTCACTCGGCAGCTTTCCACCCTGATCCAGGTGAGCCCGCTGGAGGAGTCGCTGCGCACGATCAGCCGGCAGAGCGAGCAGGATCATGTCCGCGCGATCGTGGGCAAGGTCCATTCGGGCGTGCTGGAGGGACGGCGGCTGGCCGATGCGCTGGGCGCGGAGCCGAAAAGCTTTCCCGCCCTCTATCGCGCGATGATCTCGGCTGGCGAAAGCTCGGGCAGCCTGCCCACCATCATGGAGCGTCTGTCCGAACTGATGGAGCGGCAGGCAGTGATGCGGTCCAAGGTGCTGACCGCGATTGCCTATCCCTCGGTATTGGCGACCTTCGCCGTGTTTGTGGTCGCGGCGCTGATGATCTTCGTGGTGCCCAAGGTGGTCGAACAGTTCGACACGGTGGGCCAGCAATTGCCGCTGCTGACCCGGATGGTGATGGGCATTTCCGCCTTTCTGGCGGGCTATTGGTGGTTGTTGCTGATCCTGATCGGGCTTGGCGCCTTCGGCTTCTGGCGCGCGCTCAAGATCGACAGCTTCCGCTATCGCTTCGACGCGATGCTGCTGGGCCTGCCGGTGCTGGGCCGGCTGATCCGCGACCTGCATGCCGCGCGGATGGCGCGCACGCTCTCGACCATGGTGGCGAGCCGGCTGCCACTGATGGAGGGTCTGTCGCTGACCGCCAACACGGTGCATAATCGGGTGCTGCGCAAGGCGTCGGACGAGATTGTCGAGGCGATCCGGGGCGGTGGCAGCCTGTCGGCGGCGTTGAAGCGGGCAGGGGTGTTTCCCCCGTTGCTGGTCTATCTGGCGGCGAGCGGCGAGAGTGCCGGGCGGCTCGACACGATGCTGGAGCGCGCGGCCGATTATCTGGAGCGCGAGTTCGACGCCTTCACCTCGGCCGCGCTCGCCATGCTGGAGCCGATCATCATCATATTGATGGGCGGCATCGTCGCCGTCATCATCCTGTCCATCCTGCTGCCGATCCTGCAGCTGCAAAGCCTGACCGGGGCTTGA
- the gspE gene encoding type II secretion system ATPase GspE, translating to MPSVLPPRPVDIPYGFARKHGVVMLPQDGERLSIAVREGSDPRVLLEVRRHLARSFDVRFVEAPQFDRHLSDHYAMEGSAAAMAGSIDVGADELDILAADIPTADDLLDSADDAPAIRLINGIIAEAARQGVSDIHIEPYETGLIVRMRVDGVLRETLRMPPHVAPVVVSRIKVMARLDIAERRVPQDGRIGLTLGGKLLDVRVSTLPSRAGERVVLRILDKENAGITLDLLGMTGAPDRIFREGLSEPNGIILVTGPTGSGKTTTLYAGLRNLNDGSRNILTVEDPVEYAMEGVGQTQVNAKVGLTFAAGLRAILRQDPDVVMVGEIRDRETAEIAVQASLTGHLVLSTVHTNDAVGAITRMRDMRVEPFLLASTLRAVVAQRLVRRLCQHCREPVQADKSASALLGFDPGTIIYRARGCDECNGTGYKGRIGVFEAIRVDDTIRRLINDGGDESLIARHAFLNAPNLGSAARALVRDGQTTAEEAIRVSRRDATEVETIADG from the coding sequence ATGCCGTCGGTTCTTCCGCCACGACCGGTCGACATTCCTTATGGCTTTGCCCGCAAGCATGGCGTGGTGATGCTGCCGCAGGATGGCGAGCGACTGTCGATCGCGGTGCGCGAGGGCAGCGATCCGCGCGTGCTGCTGGAGGTGCGCCGGCATCTCGCCCGCAGCTTCGACGTGCGCTTTGTCGAGGCGCCGCAGTTCGACCGCCATCTGTCCGATCATTATGCGATGGAGGGCAGTGCCGCCGCCATGGCCGGGTCGATCGACGTCGGCGCGGACGAGCTGGACATATTGGCCGCCGATATTCCGACCGCCGACGATCTGCTCGACAGCGCGGACGACGCGCCGGCGATCCGCCTGATCAACGGCATCATTGCCGAGGCCGCGCGCCAGGGTGTGTCGGACATTCATATCGAACCCTATGAGACGGGCCTGATCGTGCGGATGCGCGTGGATGGCGTACTGCGCGAGACGCTGCGCATGCCGCCGCATGTCGCGCCGGTGGTGGTCAGCCGCATCAAGGTGATGGCGCGGCTCGACATTGCCGAACGGCGCGTGCCGCAGGATGGCCGCATCGGCCTGACCCTGGGCGGCAAGCTGCTCGACGTGCGCGTATCGACGCTGCCGAGCCGGGCGGGCGAACGGGTGGTGCTGCGTATTCTGGACAAGGAAAATGCGGGCATCACGCTCGACCTGCTGGGCATGACCGGCGCGCCGGACCGCATCTTCCGCGAGGGGCTGAGCGAGCCCAACGGCATCATCCTGGTCACCGGGCCGACCGGTTCGGGCAAGACCACCACGCTCTATGCCGGCCTGCGCAACCTGAATGATGGCAGCCGCAACATCCTGACCGTCGAAGACCCGGTCGAATATGCGATGGAGGGCGTCGGCCAGACCCAGGTCAATGCCAAGGTCGGCCTGACCTTTGCCGCCGGGCTGCGCGCGATCCTGCGCCAGGACCCCGATGTCGTCATGGTCGGCGAAATCCGCGACCGCGAGACCGCCGAGATTGCGGTGCAGGCGTCGCTGACCGGCCATCTCGTGCTGTCGACCGTCCATACCAATGACGCGGTCGGCGCGATCACCCGTATGCGCGACATGCGGGTCGAACCCTTCCTGCTCGCCTCCACGCTGCGCGCCGTCGTCGCCCAGCGGCTGGTGCGGCGGCTGTGCCAGCATTGCCGCGAGCCGGTGCAGGCCGACAAGTCGGCAAGCGCCCTGCTGGGCTTTGACCCCGGCACGATCATCTACCGGGCGCGTGGCTGCGACGAATGCAATGGCACCGGCTACAAGGGCCGGATCGGCGTGTTCGAGGCGATCCGCGTCGACGACACGATCCGCCGCCTGATCAACGATGGCGGCGACGAGTCGCTGATCGCCCGCCATGCCTTCCTCAATGCGCCGAACCTGGGGTCAGCCGCGCGCGCGCTGGTGCGCGACGGCCAGACCACGGCCGAGGAAGCGATCCGCGTGTCGCGCCGCGACGCGACCGAGGTGGAAACCATTGCCGATGGCTGA
- the gspD gene encoding type II secretion system secretin GspD, with the protein MTRHILKYSAALALVLAAPVPGHAQQTLNVRDADIRAFIQDAARVTGRTFIIDNRVQGKVSVVTDRPLSKSEYFEIVLSTLRANGLVAVPAPGGAYRIQPADGAAGQPSAVGRAATRNSFVTEVFRLRSVDAASVLETLRPLISKEGTVTANRAGNSIVVADYADNVARIRQVIARVDRDTSSTQMVMLKNAGAREIATSLQALVQSGGGENGAPAAASVVPIDSSNAIAIRGDVNTVTRLANMARELDRQAASGTEIRVYWLEHADAEKLLPVLQQLIGQSSSSPVTSSVPAAGASGGAGGGAAPASAAAAPVAAASSGSSGSGISTRGPAIVTRYEGANAIIVAANSDVQRMLGETIRQIDTRREQVLVEAIIVEISDAAAKKLGVQFLLGSTSTGFAATNYSNASPSLITIAGAYGATKLGTTKTTVVAADGTTTTTETQTNSDLASSLTQAAVDSLASATGIVGGLGTQIGKNGIFGAIINAVKSDTESNLLSTPSVMTLDNQKASILVGQQVPVTTGEALSQNFDNQFRTVQRQDVGIKLEVKPQINTGGAIKLFLKQEVSSVAGPVSNSSSDLIINKREIETTVTVDDGEILALGGLLDDNERKTIERIPLLSDIPGIGELFKSRSKSRTKTNLMVFIRPTILRTKEDAQRLTQQRYGYVRGMQLQRSPDSEPTIDELVRDYMGAQPPIAPQPGDMLVEPQAGAPAAAPATSPAPGQVQVIEPTVRQSSGVVRPVDLPPSGEQK; encoded by the coding sequence ATGACCAGACATATCCTCAAATATTCCGCCGCCCTCGCGCTGGTCCTGGCTGCCCCGGTCCCCGGACATGCGCAGCAGACGCTGAATGTGCGCGATGCCGATATCCGCGCCTTCATCCAAGATGCCGCGCGCGTCACCGGTCGCACCTTCATCATCGACAACCGGGTGCAGGGCAAGGTGTCGGTGGTGACCGACCGGCCGCTGTCCAAGTCGGAATATTTCGAGATCGTGCTGTCGACGCTGCGCGCCAATGGCCTGGTCGCGGTGCCGGCGCCCGGTGGCGCCTATCGCATCCAGCCGGCGGACGGCGCGGCCGGCCAGCCGAGCGCGGTGGGCCGGGCGGCGACCCGCAACAGCTTCGTCACCGAAGTCTTCCGCCTGCGCTCGGTCGACGCGGCCAGCGTGCTGGAAACGCTGCGCCCGCTGATCAGCAAGGAAGGCACGGTCACCGCCAATCGCGCTGGCAACAGCATCGTCGTCGCCGACTATGCCGACAATGTCGCGCGCATCCGTCAGGTGATTGCGCGGGTCGATCGCGACACCAGCTCGACCCAGATGGTGATGCTGAAAAATGCCGGTGCGCGCGAGATCGCGACATCGCTGCAGGCACTGGTGCAAAGTGGCGGCGGCGAGAATGGCGCGCCAGCGGCCGCCAGCGTGGTGCCGATCGACAGCAGCAACGCGATCGCCATTCGCGGCGATGTGAATACCGTCACCCGGCTGGCCAATATGGCGCGCGAGCTGGACCGTCAGGCGGCGAGCGGCACGGAAATCCGCGTCTACTGGCTGGAACATGCCGATGCGGAGAAGCTGTTGCCGGTGTTGCAGCAGCTGATCGGCCAGTCGAGCAGTTCGCCCGTCACCTCCTCGGTGCCGGCGGCGGGCGCCAGCGGCGGCGCTGGCGGCGGCGCGGCTCCGGCCAGCGCTGCGGCGGCACCGGTCGCGGCGGCCTCCAGCGGATCGAGCGGCAGTGGCATTTCGACCCGCGGCCCGGCGATCGTCACCCGCTATGAAGGCGCCAATGCGATCATCGTTGCCGCCAACAGCGATGTGCAGCGCATGCTGGGCGAGACCATCCGCCAGATCGACACCCGCCGCGAGCAGGTGCTGGTGGAGGCGATCATCGTCGAGATCAGCGATGCGGCAGCCAAGAAGCTGGGCGTGCAGTTCCTGCTGGGCAGCACATCGACCGGCTTTGCCGCGACCAATTACAGCAATGCCTCGCCCAGCCTGATCACCATCGCCGGTGCCTATGGCGCGACCAAGCTGGGCACCACCAAGACGACGGTGGTGGCGGCCGACGGCACGACCACGACGACCGAGACGCAGACCAACAGCGACCTGGCCAGCAGCCTGACCCAGGCGGCGGTCGACAGCCTGGCCAGCGCGACCGGCATCGTCGGGGGGCTGGGCACCCAGATCGGCAAGAATGGCATTTTCGGCGCGATCATCAATGCGGTGAAGTCGGATACCGAGAGCAATCTGCTTTCCACGCCGTCGGTGATGACGCTGGACAATCAGAAGGCGTCGATCCTGGTCGGCCAGCAGGTGCCGGTGACCACCGGCGAGGCGCTGAGCCAGAATTTCGACAACCAGTTCCGCACCGTCCAGCGCCAGGATGTCGGCATCAAGCTGGAGGTGAAGCCGCAGATCAACACCGGCGGTGCGATCAAGCTGTTCCTGAAGCAGGAAGTGTCGAGCGTGGCCGGCCCGGTCAGCAATTCGAGCAGCGACCTGATCATCAACAAGCGCGAGATCGAGACCACGGTCACAGTCGATGATGGCGAAATCCTGGCGCTGGGCGGCCTGCTGGACGATAATGAGCGCAAGACGATCGAGCGCATCCCGCTGCTGTCCGACATTCCGGGCATTGGCGAGCTGTTCAAGTCGCGCAGCAAAAGCCGGACCAAGACCAACCTCATGGTCTTCATCCGCCCGACCATCCTGCGCACCAAGGAAGATGCGCAGCGCCTGACCCAGCAGCGCTATGGCTATGTGCGCGGCATGCAGTTGCAGCGCAGCCCCGACAGCGAGCCGACCATCGACGAGCTGGTGCGTGACTATATGGGCGCGCAGCCGCCGATCGCGCCGCAGCCCGGCGACATGCTGGTCGAACCGCAGGCCGGTGCGCCGGCCGCCGCGCCGGCGACTTCGCCGGCACCGGGGCAGGTCCAGGTCATCGAACCCACGGTGCGGCAGTCGAGCGGCGTCGTCCGCCCGGTCGACCTGCCGCCAAGCGGAGAGCAGAAGTGA